The region GACCGATTGTGAAAGGACATTTCATGCTGGATCGCTCACTTCCCGGAATCAAAAATCTTGAACACATCGTCGTCCTGATGATGGAGAATCGATCGTTCGATCACATGCTTGGTGCCCTGAAGGCCCAGCATCCACAAATCGATGGCCTGACGGGGAATGAGGCGAATCCCGATTCCACCGGCGCCATGATCAAGGTGACCGATGACGCCGAGTACCAGAGTCAACTCGATCCTGATCCGGACCATCACTTTCCGGCGGTCGATCTGCAGATCTTTGGCGGAGTCACCGAATCCCAGAATCCTGCGCGCCAGCCAAACATGCAGGGGTTCATTAAGAGCTATTACAACCAGCAACGCAATGTGAAGCACTCGCGCAAGATCATGTCCTACTTCACTCCGGACAAACTACCGGTGCTGACGACCCTGGCAACGGAGTTCGCGGTCTTCAATCGCTGGTTTTCATCGATTCCCGGGCCTACACTCTGCAACCGCGCCTTTGCTCATTACGGCACGTCCTTTGGCCAGGTGAGCATGGACATCTTTTACTGGAACAGGAAGTACAAGAGTATCTACGAACGGATGCTGGCCAGCGGACGTACCAGCAAGCTCTATTACTACGACCAGGCAAGCTCCTCCCTCGAGGTGGTAAACCTACTGCAGAACCAACCGGCGCTGTTTGGTACCTTCAAAGATTTTCTACATGCCTGTAGCTCGGGCAAACTGCCAGATTACTGCTTCATCGAGCCGAACTATACGGATCACGAAGACCCGAATGGAGCGGGCGAGCTGCTGGCCAGCGACCAGCATCCGGACCACGATGTCCGCGCAGGCGAGCAGTTTATCGCGAGCGTCTATAACGCCATTCGCAATAATCCCGACCTCTGGCCGAATACAGCTCTGCTGATCGTCTACGACGAGCACGGCGGAATCCACGACCATGTATCTCCGCCAGCGTGTACGCCGGATGGGTTTGTGGCCCAGCCCAGCGCGACGGGAACACCCGATCCCTTTCACTTCGACCGGTTGGGCGTGCGGG is a window of Edaphobacter sp. 12200R-103 DNA encoding:
- a CDS encoding alkaline phosphatase family protein, which gives rise to MLDRSLPGIKNLEHIVVLMMENRSFDHMLGALKAQHPQIDGLTGNEANPDSTGAMIKVTDDAEYQSQLDPDPDHHFPAVDLQIFGGVTESQNPARQPNMQGFIKSYYNQQRNVKHSRKIMSYFTPDKLPVLTTLATEFAVFNRWFSSIPGPTLCNRAFAHYGTSFGQVSMDIFYWNRKYKSIYERMLASGRTSKLYYYDQASSSLEVVNLLQNQPALFGTFKDFLHACSSGKLPDYCFIEPNYTDHEDPNGAGELLASDQHPDHDVRAGEQFIASVYNAIRNNPDLWPNTALLIVYDEHGGIHDHVSPPACTPDGFVAQPSATGTPDPFHFDRLGVRVPAILVSPWIARGTVINEVFEHASIPATVTDYFIGKYDERSDREKAANMFLESISLTKMRSDNDCPAFALD